From the Xiphophorus couchianus chromosome 11, X_couchianus-1.0, whole genome shotgun sequence genome, the window TTTATTCATCCACAATTCACTCATGCTACATATTTTTGTAGATCTATCTAACATTGTTTGTTATCCATTTGTTTAATCACCAGTCTGTTTATTAAATAATCTGTGTATGTATTCATCTATCCTTCCTCTTTAGTCTGAAGAAATTGTCTATGAGTCACATGATTTTTTTGACactttaatttataaattaacattttaagttaaattttatttgtgagtAGATTATGCATTATGTATGCATGTATTTTTggctgaataaactttaacacTTGTTTGAAATTTTGTAGATTGTAGTTTggctgttttatttacttttttttaattattggttttcttcttcttaactAAAGTTCAGACTGTTGAATGTGTTTCTTTGGATATTTATGTCCAACTGTAATGTTTCCATATCATTGTCACAATTgcatttcttctgtctttcaaacatcactttttttacctccatatttatgcacattttgttgtgttttttacgCTATGCTTAGTTTTAGAACATTTATGTTCCTCATTTTGTCGTTGTTTTCATTGCCTCTTGTTCATAAAGCATGTTCTTTATGCTTTATCGTTCATAAAGCATGTTCTATTGTTAGCTTCGTTCATCTTGTAGTGTCTTATCTTCTATCTTAATGCTTTACCAGTTTGGCTACATTATCCGTGTATGCCAAATGAaggtttcttttaaaatgtgtttgtttctctcttACACAGACCTGGACGAAAGAGAGATTTCACCCCCTTGCTCTGGAGTCAGTACTTTGAAACCATAGAAGATGTTGAAGTGGAGAATGAAAACGGCAAAGATATATCCTTATGTAAACCCTGATTCATCCTTTACATTGCCGAACAGAGAAACATGACAGTTGTCTTGACACCACTGCATTTGGCCATTTTGGTGATGTCATGTCTGTATTCAGCTGCTCCAGCATGAAACCCTTTTCCATAAGACACCCTGCATGCTGCTTGAGCTAGTCTGAAGGGAACAGAAAGTTTAGAGTGATATGTGTGTTTACTCTCCAGAAAGTTGCTGAATAATTCTGCACACTTTGCACCACAGCATGCTGAGTTTCCGTTGTTCCTAATTGCTTCCACGTTGCTGTGGTCCCGCTAGTAGCTGACTGTGGAATATCTTATTTTCATGAACTAACTCATGAAAATAAGTTAgttattttcatgaaaataacTAACTCACTGAGCTCCTTACAGGGacgctttttgttttgttttttttcctcacaaatgtttgtagaggGAGGCATTGCTGAGGATGAGCAGACAGCTGTGGAAGTGCTTCCTGTTTTCTCACAGCAAAGTAACTGCATGgctgttcttgttttgttttttgtttgtttaatcacTTGCACAGcgtttgtttttatgtccttGACCACCCAGAACATTTTCAGACTTTACTGCAGCGGCTCCAGCGgtcctgtgctgctgctgctccatggAGGCGGCCATTCTGCGCTGTCCTGGGCCGTGTTTACTGTGAGTTTGATTAACACTGCTGCCGTTATAGACTGTCTTAAATACCTAAATACAGAATAGCATGGTGGGCAAACGATGAGACATTGTTACATGTGTTCTTATAGGCCGTCATATGCAGCAGGATCAACTGCAGGGTGGTTGCCATGGACCTTCGAGCTCATGGTTTGTTACACTGATTATGGAAAACATTCTATAGAAATGTccttttaaacataaatgtgtcaaatgtgtaaaataagcCTTACCTTTAGCTTGTTTTACACCCTAAGTAATTCATAACAGTGTGGAGAAATCAATACAGCAACACATTTCCTGtgtaaaaaggggaaaaaaggtaCTATTCTGATCACAGGAGCAGCTTTTACTAGCACTAATGTCTCTGTTCTTATGATCAGGAAGTTTCTTGTGGATTTAGTTGAGTTTAAAATGCCTCCTCATTATCTAAGCTGCTACAGAATATGTcagtgttggtttttttctttcttagagAGTTCAGTTATTTCATTAGCTGTTGGgatctgatgttttaaaaaaatgtggaaaccgaaacatatttttttgccTAGAAATGACTGGAAAATAATAGAGAACAAAACATACTGTGCTTGTCATtcaatagttttattttcaatgatTTCTTTATAATGAGCTGTTCTTGTTTTGGTGGCATAATTGTCCATTTTTGACTAGGTTTGCATTTTTAGTCATTGCAAGTCTTACCACTCTGCAACCTGTTTCTGTCACTCTTTGCAGGAGACACTAAAGTAAAAACTCCAGAGGATCTCTCTGCAGACACCATGGCAAAGTAAGTTTTTTTAAGAAGTGTGTTGAGCGGAGAAAAGTTTCCTGTTTGCATCAGTTGCTTAAAACCGCCGAGGATCCAAGCAGATATAAGGTTCCAGCCATTAATCATAACAACCAGTACAGGACATGCAGTCAGTGAAATTCAAAggtgttttaaagtttaaattgatCATTTAGAGTTGATCAATCTTAACTATTTGAtttctttccatattttcttAATGGCATAATAGTTTTCTCTACATCTCTGAATAATCCTAATGTTTagttcttctcttttctttaaagGGATGTTGGTAAAGTGGTGGAGGCATTGTACGGAGAGAACCCCCCTGAGATCATGATGATCGGACACAGTATGGGTGGAGCCATCGCCGTTCACACAGCCAGTGCTAACCTCGTCCCATCGCTGCTGGGTCTCTGTGTCATCGACGTCGTAGAAGGTAAACTATTGCTTTTAACAACTTGGCTTTTACTGATTTGTCCATTTTAATACACCTTATTGTTATTAGCAGATAGAAAACGGgggtataaataaaatatattcttttcCATTAGGTACAGCAATGGACGCTCTGAACAGTATGCAGAATTTCCTCAGAAGTCGGCCAAAGACATTTAAGTCTCTGGAGAATGCCATAGAGTGGAGGTAAGTCACAAGCACTAGGATTTAAACTATAatctcctctgttttattgttttgagtTGTAAGAAGTTGCGGCCTACTTCAAGGTAAGGGAGGTGTGTAAGAGCATGTCCATGACCTCATGCTGACTTTGGAAGTGTCACGGATTCCACTGAGAGTCCGAGGATTTTGGAGGAAAATCtgagacatttttacaaaataaagctgAAGCAGAACTTGATCCTGCGACCCAAAACATTCCATTAAATTCACAAAGAATCCTCTTTAGAAAAACTCCCTAAAGttagttatttgtttgttttcagcgTGAAGAGCGGTCAGATTAGAAACATCGAATCTGCTCGAGTTTCTATGGGAGGCCAAGTGAAAAAGTATGgactgagctgttttttttcttctttttttaacacattcagTACTTCATAAATTTCTGTAACGGGTATTTGACTTCTCTCTATTTTTACTTGCGCAGATGTGAGGAGTCTGCCAGCAATCCAAGTGTTTCTAATAGCATCGGCGAGGGCATCatagaggaagaggaagaagaaggagcAGAAGAATTGAACAAAAAACGAATGAAGGAGGACGACCAAGAGGTTCAGTCTCTTCTTggtgatttttctgttttatgcaaccattgttttgttaaaaataatttctcccCTCCAGGTTAAAAAGGAAAGCTTCTACACCTGGCGAGTGGAGCTGTCAAAGACGGAAAAATATTGGGATGGTTGGTTCAGAGGTCTGTCAGCCCTTTTTCTCAGCTGTTCTGTGCCAAAACTGCTGCTTCTTGCAGGTTTGTTCtccttttattacatttttatcttttatataaTTTAGTTTCAGGGTATTTTGCCTCTTTAAAAGCAAGTTATGTGATTAATCTAAGAGATGTTTCTAttgatttgtctgtttttacagGAGTGGACCGGCTTGACAAAGATCTCACTATTGGACAGATGCAAGGTAAAAAGAGGCTTGCGGATTTTATTGTAACTGTATTGTTGGTTGAGTttggctaaaataaaacatgtctgtCCACAGGGAAGTTTCAGATGCAGGTCCTCCCTCAGTGTGGCCATGCTGTTCATGAGGACGCACCTGAGAAAGTAAGCGTTTACCTGTTTAATGATTTCTGAAATATACAAGgcttatttgtgtgtttgttctgtttaacCAGTTCAGGCTGTTTCATTCAAATTCACATTATTTGTTCGTTTTTGTCAGGTAGCAGATGCTCTAGCAACATTTATGGTCCGACACAAATTCACTGAGTTTAAAGAAGGATTTCTGTGGTAagtcaactttgtttttttgttatttttcaattattaaatCCAGGATTGATtattctattaattttttttcaagcagccaaacaaacattttccttttaaggCATGAATTATATGTATAATATGTCCCCTTTTGCAtgatgaaaatatgtaaaatgaaattatgtGTTTACTATTAAAAGAACCTAAATATTCAGAATAACTATGACAAGACTGATGTGATAACAGACTTTGTTACGGCCAGTTTTGCAAGATAACAAGtttccaaaaatcaaaaaagcaGGAGGTTTTCGACtcactcaaaaataaaaatcacctgcggagagttttctggtttcaaaATGTGAGCTTTCTTTACTTATAAAAGTAACCGAAATATTCTCCGAGTTgacttacaaaaaaatgtaaatataaactttaattGGTGGTAGAAAAAGAGTTTCACTCCTTAACCAAACAATCAGATcaatcacagcaggaggctgACTGACAAGGAGGGtctaagcaaaacaaataaataaacaagtaacAATAGATCTACCATTCACATAACTTTAGATCCCTAACCCTAACATTAATACATTagcaaaacataaattaatctAATTCTTAATAAGCTCCAACAGActtataattttaaaagtaactaGTATTAGTTATTTGCTACAGTTTGATCCTTTTGTAGATATGTTT encodes:
- the ppme1 gene encoding protein phosphatase methylesterase 1, which gives rise to MEKQLHLNLLASRPPMAGGFQSGSKMKMGPGRKRDFTPLLWSQYFETIEDVEVENENGKDIFRLYCSGSSGPVLLLLHGGGHSALSWAVFTAVICSRINCRVVAMDLRAHGDTKVKTPEDLSADTMAKDVGKVVEALYGENPPEIMMIGHSMGGAIAVHTASANLVPSLLGLCVIDVVEGTAMDALNSMQNFLRSRPKTFKSLENAIEWSVKSGQIRNIESARVSMGGQVKKCEESASNPSVSNSIGEGIIEEEEEEGAEELNKKRMKEDDQEVKKESFYTWRVELSKTEKYWDGWFRGLSALFLSCSVPKLLLLAGVDRLDKDLTIGQMQGKFQMQVLPQCGHAVHEDAPEKVADALATFMVRHKFTEFKEGFLC